The Salvia splendens isolate huo1 chromosome 20, SspV2, whole genome shotgun sequence nucleotide sequence GGTCACCGAAGTAGGTCGCTGACCGTCTAGTGCtatgtttaaaaaaataatacgactcaactataTTTGATGGAATAActtgattatttttttgaacTCGTAATTGGATTTATAATAACGGTAAAAAAGTCAGCTTTGGATTTTATCTACATTGTTATtcgatatttaaaaaaaatcttagtAGGAAGAAAAAAGTGGTCAAAACGGCATTATTAAAACTCATTTCATTAGAGAGAGAATTTATTACAAATAAATAGAgattaattttcaaataaaaaccaAGTAGAATAACAAGACTTTTTTTTGAACAGACAGTGCTACTAATTTTAAATTTCGTTTTAAAGCGAGAAAATGCAATAACATAAATATAGCAGTAGCTGATATTGACCTATATTTCCTATTTCTATAATTTTTCTAATCAGATTTTAAGTGCTAGAAAATTTATTTGCTAATTAGTTAAATTCGAGTTGAATATATGCAGGAATTGAGTTAATTCCAAAATATGCATAATATTTCCATTTTGTCCCGCCTCGCAATAAAGAAGCACATTCACGACTGTcacttctctctttctctcattcTCTCGCTTTACATCAAGACATCTTTCCTAATTTACTACTCCTTGGGAGTTTAGGCGCGCAGTAAGAGTCGGTGGCTATGAATCGGGGAAACGATCCCAATCCGTTTGATGAGGAAGAACCTGAAGTCAATCCATTTTCGGTAACCGCATTTCCAAATTATTCGGATCTGCCTAAATATAACATTACATTCGTCAATTTCTTCAATGTTGCTTATTTCTAGTGTTTGTAGAAGTTGTGATTATTTGGTTCAGATCCGATGCCTACGGCTCTATTCGTTCggttaaatttgaattaaattggAGGAGTGACTCTATAAGAAATTAATATGAATGCTGTTTTTGTTATCATTATTTCTAATCAACGGTTGCGTAAATCGATTTTGGATTTATCGCTAATTAATTCTTATATGGTTTTTTAGTGTAAGGTAGCATATGACACTGAATTTGATTAGAAATGGTTTTAATTCTCAAAATTTTGCACATCTTTAAAACGGATGGAAACATCTTGGCCTAAATTCTGATAACATATCTCAATATCGCTAATAAAACGTTTAAATTTCTTTTCCTATCTCCTAAGAGAAATAGAAAAGACTAGACCACAACAAAAGTAAGGTATCTTTTGACTGCATTTCTCATGTTCTTAAGCAGTCTAATTCTTACAAATGAGAAGAATGATGTAGTATGACatattttccatttgtttgaTTCCAAAACCGAGTTTCTCAATGGTGAAAGGTGCTTctaaaatataaaatgcaaGGCAAGTATTTGGTTGGTGATGCTTCGGCTGACCCAGGCACCCTCTGGATCCGCCAGTGAGCTTGACAGAGTCTCATTTTACGTGATGCATACCATAAATATTTATGACTTCTTGTGGTTGATTTGAAATGTTTGTTGATACTCATTACAAACTTCTCCAGTTATCCATGTGGCTCGACCAACtaatatgttttttttctttttctccagAATGGCGACAAGTCAAAATCTCGCATTCCCAATGTGGTTTCAAGTGCGCTCGGTTTTGGTCAGAAACATGAAGCCACTGTAGATATACCATTAGATGCTATGAATGTAATCTTTTTTAGAAGTATACGTTTACCCATGTCTTCACTgtcattttgaatttttatcatAACTCTGTTGCCTAATATTTCAGGATTCAAAGAAAAAGGAGAACGAACTTGCCGCATGGGAAGCAGatttaaagaaaaaagagaGGGTAAGTTTATATTACAGCAAGCAGATTCCAAATGTTTCAGAAACCTTCTGATCATTTTTATTATGTTGCCCAATTTTGGCCATACATACTATGTATATTAGGGTTGTAACATCAGTAGTCTATTTGCATTACATCAGATtttatgcaatatttgtatCTGACTAAAAATACCCAACGTGATCTGTCTTTTCTATACAAGAAAATGAACTAAACTGACAATTCATGATGACTATCCATTTAACTGATGTAGGTAGTTATAAATGTCAAGAGTATTATTTTGGCCATAGACTTTACTTCTTGAACTGGATGACTCTTAATCTGCAAAAGCCATTGACTTGAGCTCTTTATTTCGGGTGTTTGTGTGCTGCCATATCTTTACGCCATTGTAATCAtgcaaataaaaaaagtacttATTGGCTTTTGTCCTGCAGGAGATTAAACGGAGAGAAGATGCTGTTAACAATGGTAATCTATAAGACCAGGGCTAACAGACTTGTTATTTTTTTGTTCTTATGTTTCTAATACATTTAGCAACACTTCCATTCAGCTGGTGTTCCTGTCGACGATAGAAACTGGCCTCCATTTTTTCCCATTATCCATCATGATATAGCCAATGAGATACCAGTTCATGCTCAGAAGTTACAGTATCTGGCTTTTGCAAGTTGGTTAGGTGGGTATGCTCTTCTTGTTATCAAATGACACATTCTATTAAAGTGTGGTATGGGTGCAATTTGTATCCTTGCAAATAGTTTGGTTGAACTGCACCATAGTTTGGCTTAGacttttaaaataattgaattatacCGTTGTTTCAAATACACCAAGTACCTTGTTTTCAGGATAAAGTGTAGCTGTCTGTTGGTAACTTCATTTGGCTCATGTAGCTTGCTCATTATTAGTTTCTTGTTTTCTAAAAAGAACTGATCAGCTCAATGTTATTCCATATCCTATTGTTTGACTTTGGTTTTCAACTCTGATTTTTGCTGGAGTAATTACCTTATCTTTGTGCATTTTTGTTACAGGGATTGTACTTTGCCTTTTATTTAATGTTGTTGCAGTCACCATTTGCTGGATAAAGGGTGGTGgtaagtgtgtgttgtgtgcttTAACTTTGTTGGTTGCCAATTTGGAGGTTATAGTCTAATGTAAGAAATGTCATTTACTGTCTGCAGGGGTCAAAATCTTTTTACTTGCCATAATCTATGCCCTAATGGGATGCCCGCTCTCATATGTGCTCTGGTACAGGCCTTTGTATCGTGCAATGAGGTACTTGAAACCTGTTTTTTTATTACTCTCTGCAGACTCATAGCATATTGGAATTAATTTCTCTTGTCATACTTCTGGTTCCCATCCTCAGGACTGATAGTGCACTGAAGTTTGGGTGGTTTTTCATGTGCTATATGGTATGCTTGGATGTTGCACCTTGATATTATGTGTATATGTCTATATGATGGTAGATTGTCCATATTGATGATCTTTGATTCCATTACTTTACAGTTTCACATTGGTTTCTGCATTGTTGCTGCAATTGCACCTCCAATCGTCTTTCAAGGGCAATCATTAACGTAAGCAATTTCAATTTTCTTGTAAATCTTTCATCTGAAGCAGAGCTTATTATagcatttatttatttgttttcccTTATTCTTTTGTTTGCTGTCTCTCTCAGTGGCATCCTTGCAGCTGTTGATGTGTTTTCGGACCATGTCTTAGTTGGGGTGAGTTTTCCTTTGCTACTTGTGAGTTGTACGACTTGTGAGTCCTGTATAATTTTCTGCATTCTCAAAGATGTTATAATTAACTTAGTGGTCATTCCTTGTGCATTCTCATTGAGATGTTATAATTCTCTGCATTCTCATAGAGATGTTAATTTTGGACAGAATTAATTCCAATTTATGATTGCCTGTAACATTAGCATGGCAGGATTTCCCCATTgttatatttcttttacttttgctgaagaagagaggaagacgGCGAGGGAGAAAAACAGTTAGATTTACATACGGATAGTAACTATTCCGAACTTCTTCTTGGATATGATGCACGAGCAAGTGACGGCTAAAGTCATGCATATTATATAATGTTACCTTCGTCGTGCTTGCAATTTCTTTAGGAATCAATCTGTTTATACTTTATGCTTTTTCCCAAACTAGTTTCTTTGTATTAAAGATGATAAGGAGATAATAGATATAGAGAAGAATCTCAAGTTACTGGCAGAAGAAATCTCCATTTCCTAGATTCACTTAACGATCGTTGTGTATCATTTTATGTGTCACAGTCCTAATTATTTAATGATCCATTCTGTTGCAGATCTTTTACCTGATTGGGTTTGCATTCTTTTGCTTGGAAACACTGCTCAGCTTATGGGTACTCCAGGTAAGACTCATGctatatttttatgaatttctgTGATACAACCGAATTTCATTAACGCAGGACGATGTATATTAATTCGATGAttccactatatatatatatatgttgagTGTGTGTCCTCTTAGTATTACTTGCATGATGCAATGAAATCTGAACTCTTCTACAAATAGCGAATAGAGACGTTTGTCGTCTGTAACCATTTATTGATCTCTCTCTTCTCCACCTTGCAGAAAATATATGCATATTTCCGGGGACAGAAatgatagtagtactatatcGGAAGTCATCCAAGGGCTGTATCCCTGCTTGGTTGATTCCACCATTTTTGTATCAGATTCTATTACTCCTACGATGTAGAGAAACTACAGTAAAAGTTGATTTCAATATAAATCTTTTATGCTACTCTCCACAAATTTTATACCGGTAATGTATTTATTTCGGTTTTACTACTACttttagagtttttttttaatagtaAGACCTATCAATTCTAATCGTAGATTAGAAAATCAACAAAATGCAAATCAGAACTTACTCTCTGTCCATGAAAAACGGGTAAAGAAGTGATGACGGActtgtttaataaaattttactagatttttgttggagtattatttatgtaCATAACAGTAAGGAATAAGTTCTAGTAGTAAATGAGGCATATTACGACGGACATGAAAATATGAGATAAATATTCACGGAAGAGAATATTGTATTATAGTAAACCACATAAATTAAACTGCATATACATAGTAGAAACAATGTTGAAATTCAGATGGAAGTGGGATCATAAAAGGTCCATACTCCCCATATCCTCACACCCCTCATACCTTTGCAACCCATCACCTCATCGCCACGTGGCACCCAAATATCCGAACTTCAAGATATCACCATTCCTACATTTAtcacaaatattaaaattcaaaacaatTGCCCAGGTAGTAAATTTGAGAAATGACAAATTGACAAAAAAACACCCCAAGAGAAATCAACACTTCCCACCACAAGAACACCATCCCCTCCCTATATATCTCCCATTTTTTCATGTAAACCAAGAAAGAGGAGAACCATTAGCAATGGCAGTCTCCACTATATACTCACTCAACTCAATCTCCACACCACCAAAACCCCACTCCCCCTTCTTCCCCCAAAAACACATCCTCTTCTTCACCACCACCACAAAAAGACCACCCCTCAGAGGTCGGCGCTCCGCTCTGATATCATGCTCTGCCGAGGAGAAGACCGTCGTGATCGGCCTAGCCGCCGACTCGGGGTGCGGGAAGTCCACCTTCATGCGGCGGCTGACCTCCGTCTTCGGCGGAGCAGCCGAGCCCCCGAAAGGCGGGAACCCGGACTCGAACACGCTGATAAGCGACACGACGACAGTGATATGCCTGGACGACTACCACTCACTGGACAGAACCGGACGGAAGGAGAAGGGCGTAACCGCACTGGATCCCAGAGCGAATGACTTCGATCTAATGTATGAGCAAGTCAAGGCGTTGAAGGATGGGACGGCTGTTGATAAGCCAATTTACAACCACGTTAGTGGTCTACTGGACCCGCCGGAGGTAATCAAGCCTCCCAAGATCCTCGTTATCGAAGGCTTACACCCAATGTGAGTATTCCTTATCCATAATTCTATGGTTTAGGAATTTTGCTTTTGTCCATGTCAGCATAT carries:
- the LOC121780546 gene encoding secretory carrier-associated membrane protein 4-like — encoded protein: MNRGNDPNPFDEEEPEVNPFSNGDKSKSRIPNVVSSALGFGQKHEATVDIPLDAMNDSKKKENELAAWEADLKKKEREIKRREDAVNNAGVPVDDRNWPPFFPIIHHDIANEIPVHAQKLQYLAFASWLGIVLCLLFNVVAVTICWIKGGGVKIFLLAIIYALMGCPLSYVLWYRPLYRAMRTDSALKFGWFFMCYMFHIGFCIVAAIAPPIVFQGQSLTGILAAVDVFSDHVLVGIFYLIGFAFFCLETLLSLWVLQKIYAYFRGQK